agttttcataattttaattttaaaaacattaccaaaattgaaaacatagtACTTTTAAAGGTCGATAAGTTAATCgaagaataaatataataatattttggtttaatgtctcaataatttttttttcaaaaatttcaaataggttTTTTTTCGTTTCAATTAAGttcatatttttgtaaaaatgaattaaataggGTTTTTTCGTCAAATTAAAATGACTCTGTTAAAAAAGATATCTTgacagtgtagttttttattacgtggtaTTAAAAACatgactaaattgtattttttaattcaaaaattaaaaaaatataattcagtcacattttcaatgccacgtaataaaaaaaattacacggTCAAGATATCTTTCTTAACGATGTCATCTCAATGTGTTAAAAAGGtcttatttgattcaattttaaaaaaataaaaacttaattgaaaagctgaaaataaaaattatttgagattatgaaaaaatacaaatttgttgagacattaaacctaatatttttttatgtaaattaaaagaaaaatagacttCTGAATGcgacattttctttttcttttcattttacagATGAAAATTAAGAAGGCGGTGACATATTCATAAAAAGGAGCTTGAATATTTATCTAGCATTATACTGAACATGAATCGACAAACCTTTTCGGCCTTCCATTAACTGCTTCCCTTATCCGGCCCAGAACAGTACACGACAGCGTTACTTTACAATGAAACGTGGCACATCATACACACATCCTCCTGCCAAACCACACTATTATTTCCTTGGTTTTTACTTCACCACACCATCTACACGTGACCCATGCTCACGTTAAAAGACGCTTAGCCAAATATACACTTAAAATGTGATCAagacaaagaaaacaagaacaaaatttCAGACCTACTacgttaatttttctttatagcTTTAATTACACTTCTAAAAAAAATCGTTCAACTTTCAAGTCCAAAGCTAGAATTTTGGAAAAGGTAAAgattaaaattctattttttttttcaaattgacaGCAGAAATGATTCGGTGAAGAAGGTCGACAAACAATAATACAACGGAAATTTACACATTTCGTTTTCAATTACGTCTCTTGACATTTTTCTGTTACAAATTTTACATAAACTCTAACAAACACGGCGTACCAAAGAGTATGTTAGAAAGAAGATGAGAAAGCGATGATAACTCAGGCAAGTTtacttcatttttgtttttaatatggAGACTCTTTTTGTGCCAAACCAATATCATCCCGTGcgatatgtttttattttttatattagaaatcAGAGGAATTTAACAATCTATAGACAGAAGCTGTATGAAATTGTAAAAGAATGGTTGGAAAATTAACTCGAGATTCTCAACTTTCACCGAGAGTTACTCCGAGGATAATGCGATATTTTACTAGAGTAAAAATCTGAGAGAATATCTAGAACAACTTCACATGTGGTTGTACGATAAATGCAGGAAATGAATTCTTGTTCGCAGGTCACTGTCCAATTAACACAGTCCCTCTCGTGAGCCAACTCTAAGAAAAAATAGGTGCATAAACATTGGTAGGGTTGTATAGTTAAGAGCGAGCAAAACCGAAGTTGCATTGGTGATAATAGACGCGTCGCATGCTTATCTAACAATTCCTGGTTAGTTCTGCATGCAGGATTAAAGTTAGTTCACGAGTCTGAGAGCGGGGCACGTATGCAACTGAGAACTTCTCGTTCTGTGCGGAGTTTGACGTTGAATAGGAGGTGTAGACGTGTTTGGTAATTGCGATGGATGCTCCCCTGCTCGTGAACGGCGAAGGGGCGGCGCTGGTGGCGGAGGATGGCGACTACGTGGCGGCGAGGGGGTTCAAGAAGGTTAGCGAGGTGTTCTGGATCGAAAGCAAGAGGATGTGGCTCATTGCGCTGCCTATTGTTTTCAACATATGGTGCCAATACGGTACAAACTCTATCACCAGCATCTTTGTCGGACACCTCGGCGACATTGAACTCTCTGCTATCTCTCTCATCAACTCCGTCATTGGCACTTTCGCCTTTGGTTTCATGGTTTGccccttctcttctcttctcttcagTAACCGAACTACGTAACTTTTCGATCTATGTACATCAACATGTTGTTTTGCAGTTCACGAGTATCGACATtgttgttaaatttcaaaagatttttatttcattctcagttttcttttgttagggtatagggtttaatGTAAATGTGTCGGTGAAACTacgcaattttttttatgattaattttaggATAATAATTAGTTTCAGTTTCTTAATTCTCTGATTAGAATCGAGCTTTTGTATTATGTTTACGTTTATATTAGAGGTTAATTTGGAATCTTAGAGTGAAATTCcagttataaaaaatttaaatcaaaggTTTCTCCTGATTTCAATATTGTGGGTTTTATCTGGTTGTGAATGTAGAAGGGTGATCTTTTGTTCTCACCGTCGATAACTGAATCTTTCCTTCGTCTTACTTGTATCTTTactttttatgattaattttatcttcatttttatatCCTACGCAATTACTTCGAGAAATTTGCATAAATGTACTGgtgttttactttattacaattttaaaatttgttgcgTAAGTATTTATTTATCGTGAGGGTAGTTGAGAGTCTTCATTTTAGAGGACCCGCAAAGAATATTGCAGAAATTGTACTTGTTAATGGAATGCTggtttttaagaacaaaatctAACGACACTGTATAAAACCCTGTAGCTTGGGATGGGAAGTGCAACAGAGACGCTATGTGGACAAGCTTTCGGAGCTGGGCAGGTTAATATGCTTGGCGTTTATATGCAACGCTCATGGGTGATTTTATCTGTGACCAGCATTTTGCTGTTGCCACTATACATTTTTGCTGCTCCAGTTTTGAAGCTTCTTGGTCAGCAAAAAGATATAGCTGATCTTGCTGGAAATTTCGCTATTAAAGTAATTCCGCAATTCCTTTCACTTGCCTTCAATTTTCCAACGCAGAAGTTCCTTCAAGCGCAGAGTAAGGTTAACGTGATTGCATGGATTGGGTTGGGAGCTTTGTTTGTGCATGTTGGGTTGCTCTGGCTCTTCATTCAGATGTTAGAGTTAGGCTTAACTGGTGCAGCTTTGGCATTTGATATCACGAGTTGGGTGATTACAACCGCTCAACTTGTTTATGTCGTGGTCTGGTGTAAGGATGGATGGAAGGGATTGTCATGGTTGGCTTTTAAGGATATTTGGGCCTTTGTAAGGCTCTCTCTTGCATCAGCTATAATGCTTTGCCTTGAAGTTTGGTATATGATGAGTGTCATAGTTCTTGCTGGTCACCTTGACAATGCAGTGATTGCTGTTGATTCCCTCTCTATATGGTAAGATCATACTTTCATTCACATAATACGACCAAACTAACTAGTCAATTCTATCATGAAAATGCAGTCAATATAAGCCTAAATATCTGGTCATTTTcgtaaaactatttttttactgACACCAGATTGTGTACCGTGAGTGGGAGGAGAGTCAAACTTAAAATTAGGGAATATTGACCGAGTTAAATATCTCTTTAGTgattttgttggatgaattgTATACACTATGAATTCATAGCACCTATTCCTCCATCCGATTCACAGTCCCAAGTTTTACATTTGTTTATGattattcaaataatgaatGTAAGATAACTTTTTTGCTGATTATTTCAATGATGTTTTATAGCATGAATATCAATGGGTGGGAACTCATGATCTTCATTGGAATAAACGCAGCTGTCAGGTATGCAACCAAAATTAATGTCTTGTGAGTTTGATTTTTGTCTGTTTACTCTGGCAAATATGTTGACAACTTCACATTGTTAGCGGTTGCAACTTTGAAATGCTGGGTTTTCAAGTTAGCCATGTAATATGTGTGGttaatgtttgtgtttttcttattttcagtGTCAGAATTTCCAATGAACTTGGACTCGGACATCCAAGAACTGCCAAGTACTCTGTCTACGTGACAATCTTTCAGTCACTTTTCTTGGGAACCTTTTTCATGGCTGTTATTTTGGCGACTAAAGACTATTATGCTGTTATTTTTACCAACAGTCCGGTTTTGCAAAAGGCCGTTTCGAAGCTAGGATTCTTCCTGGCTATCACAATGGTTCTAAACAGTGTTCAACCAGTGATTTCAGGTATGATTGACTACCATTTTCCTTGTTTACTTCATGAAGGGAAACAGACAGTTCCTTTACCCTATTTACAACTTTGAAATCATTCTTACAGGTGTTGCTGTTGGAGGTGGGTGGCAGGCCCTGGTGGCCTACGTCAACATAGGTTGTTACTATTTATTTGGGCTTCCACTGGGGTTCCTTCTTGGTTATAAAGCAAATTTGGGGGTTGAGGTGATATACCACTACTCTGATTGCATTTCCATCAAAATCTCCTttgataaaattcataaatttagtGCAaactgttgacttttctgtaTTTAGATCTGCAAAATTTAGAGAAGATAAATAGCAAAATTTCTTGTTGCTGTCTGTtgagtgaaaaatgaaaatgactaTACTGATACCAGCTTAAAATTTCGTTCTGATATTTTTTCCCTATTCAGGGACTTTGGGGTGGTATGATGTGTGGAATTCTTCTCCAGACCTTGCTGCTCCTGTTGATACTTTACAAAACCAATTGGAAGAAAGAGGTATGCAACACTTATAGTTCTGCAGAAAAGTGATACTGCTTTACTTTTCATATATGGATGAATTTTGAAACGCTAAATCCTTTTATTCGTTTAACTCTTATCAATTGTAGGTGGAAGAAACAAATGCTCGCATGCAGATATGGGGTGGACAACAAACTGAGGTTGATAAAATTGCTGCTTCAGCATAATCTTACAcaactcttttgtttttttatctgttCTTAGTAAAGTCATGTTATTTTGTGCGTTCTTAGTGAAATTATATCAATGGTCTCACATATCCATTGCTCCATTTTGTAATGTATTGTTGCTCTCTCTCAATAAGGGGCAGAGCACAGTCTAGTTATGGTGTGTGATAAGAATggtgaggaaaaaaaaatactgtttTTCCAATTTAGTTTTCGGTTTAGTTATTGAACATTTctgagaaaaagataaaaacatcaatattttattttactcttgTCTTTGCACACTATTTTATTCCATATTGTTGCGTATTCGATAGCAGGAGAGGAGTTGATGCTGAATTAGATTAGTATCACAAAAAGTCTCGATAAATGTCACTTAAAATATGATCAGAACTTACTTTTGACTATGGTATGAAAGGAATCATCACCAATAAGTGAGggtaaacaaaatataacacCGACGGTTAAATCTGACCTGTGTGAAATCTGATCGtgtgtttctattttttaaatccGGTAGTTATAATTTTGAAACCAAATAACAAAGCTTTTTGAATCCAGTTAATCCAACATAAAATActtaatttacaattaaatttaagtaatattaatttatgtttaagttacaattaaattaattaattgtgcTAAcagtaatttataataaataaacatttgaaattgaattttaattatgttcataaaaatatcactttCGTGTAGTAAACATTTAAATCAccaccaaaaaaattaaattaaattttatcaaaaactttttaattttatgcaggtaaataagttaattaaatttagcctcaaaatcaaacaatatcCTTCCCATCCCTTGTTATAATCGCCATTGATAATATGTCTTTGCTTATTATGTAaccaatacaaatattttttaagaaaccaaaaaaaattcttaatctAATCTCATTATTTAATCAACTCTCTCAATCTTGAAAATATGCGAAAACATAATTCTTTCGAATTCAATAGATTTTCTTAATCTTGAAAAATGCAACAATGCGATGATttcacatattaaaattaatcattggTACTATGTGATTATAAATTGCATCACATGtcaatatcttttattaattattatttttaattgggtAGATAGTATTCACACATTGtctcatttttaaaatgaaaggaCTTAATGAAATTCTTTATTAGGAAAGAGATCAACCAaacataataaatgaataaagaaTAGGATAGGAAGAAGTATAATTaagctaaaaaaaaattgtcgactaatttctgcatttttttaagttgaataaaacacaatttattattattattattattattattctgtttctatttatgttgcttatattgttttatttatgctTAATTTTTAATCCAAAAGAAAGTATTACTATTAGAATAGTTAGGCCCAGCCCAGACTAGGTTTGCAATTTTCGGGTTCACCCAAACAGCTTCCGACGCCGTATCGTTGGTCAAGTAGTAAGAACCCCTTtctacttttcttcttcttctccttcttcctcccCTCTTTACTCTCGCCACCCACTGTCAACAACAAGAACACTCTCCGTTCCCATTCGCCGGTAAGCCCCTCTTTTTCCCcgtctaaattttgaaatcgaACCCCccttcaatatttaatttattttctcatacaaattacatatattaagaaaatcCTCAGCAGAGTGAGTAGTTTGGGCGAATTCATGTTCGCCCGCGAGAAAGTTGTAGAGAATCACATTGAGTTTAGATTTTGGTAGTTGGGGATGGATTCGAGCGACAGTGGTCGCGGTTACTCCAAGCGCGAGAGGGATGATGAGGATTGGGAGTTCAGCGACAAGAGGAAAGATAGGTCTAGAAAGTTTGGGGGCAATGGGGAAGAGGGAGAGGCTTCCGACGGAGGCGCCAGGAGAAAGCGCTCTAGCAGGACTGATAGCGACGATTACGATTCGCGCTCCAAGCAAGGGGCCAAGAAGAGGCAGGAGGAGAGCACGTTGGAGAAGTTGAGCAGTTGGTATGAGGATGGGGAATTGGACGAGAAGGCCGCGAGGAAGCGCGCCGGTGACGGCGATTTTCACGAGAGTGTGGTGAGTAAGGAGGATGGTGGCGGTGGTGGCCGGGAGAAGGTTGGGCATGACGCCCGGAGTTCGAGGAGGAAATGGGACGAGGTTGATGCTAGTAGTGCGAGGAGGTCGCAGGATGAGAAAGGGGAATTCAGGAGTGGGAAACGCGATAGTTCTAGGGATAGGGAGAGGAGTGGATCTGCTAGGAGTGAGCATGGGGAAGGTAAAGCCTCTGGTGCTGATAGGGTTGTGAAGTCTAGCAGTAAGGAGGAGAGAAGGGGTGATTCCGAGAGAGGGAAGAGTAAGGGGAAGTCGGATTCGGTGGATGCTGGGCGCGAGGAGAGGGTTGAGAAGCCCAGGCATCATAGGGCCCCTGCTGGTTATGATGGGGCGGAAACCTGGGATAGGTCGTTGAATGTGGAGGAGGATGGGCATGTGCGGGTTAGGGATAAGAGTGCCAGGGAGAGTGGGAACTCAAACAGGTCGAGGACACCTGAGAGGAGTGGAAAACGCCACCAAGATTCGGAAAACTCTGAGGTGGATTTTGAAAGAAGTGGTAGCTTTAAAAGGAAGGAGCACGAGGGCGATGGCTTTAAGGATGATAGATCCAAAGGGAAAGATGATACATGGAATGACAGGAGGAAGGATCGGGAAAGTTCAAAAGAAAGTTGGAAGAGGAGGCAACCGAGTAATGCTGACAAAGAGAAAAACGAGGAGGGTGCTTTTGATGACAACAGAGATTGGGAGTTACCTAGACATGGTTATGAGAGGATGGACAATGAAAGGCCTCATGGACGGTTTGGTGGTAGAAAAGATGTGAGTAGGGGGGAAGCTGTTAAAACATCCACAAAGTTTGGGATTTCGAATGACAATTATGATGTGATAGAGATCCAGACCAAGTTTTATGACTATGGGAAATCAGAATCTCTGTCTAACCATACTAAGAGAAATGAAGCTCATCAGCAGTACAGTGCGAAATCTGGTGTTAATGATGAAGACTGGGCATATCATCAAGATGAAAGAGGAAGGAAGAACGATTTATCTGGTGATGATCTGAAGGAGAGATATACAGATGATGACTATGATTTTTATGGGGGAAGAGGAAGAGGTCAGAAAGGTGGTGTATCTGCCCGCACTACTGGTGGCCAAAGTTCTAGTAGTGGTGGCTCACAGCCTCAATATGGAAATCCGGAGTCTGGTTCCTTTAACAGAGCTGGTCCACAAGGAATGAAAGGTAACAGGGTTGGTAGAGGAGGAAGGATTAGGCCACCTGGGAGAGACAATCAGCAGGTTGGAATGCCATTGCCAATGATGGGATCGCCCTATGGACCTCTTGCAATGCCTCCACCTGGACCAATGCAACCTCTTTCACATGGTATGTCACCTGCTCCCGGTCCACCAATGTCCCCTGGAGTCTTCCTTTCACCATTTACTCCTGCTGTTTGGCCTGGGGCTCGAGGTGTTGATATGAATATTATAGGTGTACCACCTGTGTCTCCTGTCCCCCCAGGTCCTTCGGGTCCAAGATTCAATGCTGCTAATTTGGGGAACCCACCAAATCCGGCAATGTATTATAACCAATCAGGTCCTGGAAGGGGAATACCCCCAAACATCTCTACTTCTGGTTTTAATCCTCCAGGATCAATGGGTCGAGGAGCCCCACCTGACAAAGCTCCAGGGGGATGGGCTCCTCCTAAAAGTAGTGGAACTCTTGGTAAAGCTCCTTCCAGAGGTGAACAGAATGATTATTCTCAAAACTTTGTTGACACGGGTATGCGGCCACAGAATTTCATTAGGGAGCTTGAGCTGACAAATGTTGTGGAGGACTATCCTAAGCTTAGAGAGCTTATACAGAAAAAGGATGAGATTGTTGCAAAATCTGCATCTGCTCCTATGTATTATAAGTGTGATTTGAAAGAGTTCGAACTATCTCATGAGTTCTTTGGTACAAAGTTTGATGTCATTCTTGTGGATCCCCCATGGGAGGAGTATGTGCACCGTGCCCCTGGTGTCGCTGATCACATGGAGTATTGGACGTTTGAAGAAATAATGAATCTCAAGATCGAGGTAAGCTATTATTCTGTTTGTGTAATTCATTACTTTGTTAGACTTGTTTCAGTCTAAACATTTCCATCCTACCTAGGTTTCAAATGCAAGTGAAAAACCTTTATGATCTCGTAAACTGGTTGGGCCAATTACTAATTATAGGTAGTACTCTAGCTGTAATAAAGGATAATGTTAAAAGGGTAAAGTAGCAAGAGTGTGTGCAGTATTGAAGCTTTTTTGCTGACcaaataaatttcacttttgTGCTTCTCATCATATAATAATCTATCCCATCAGAGTTATTTATCAGTTAGTTGAATATATTAGTTTCTGTTATATATATGGTGCTCCCTTTTTTTGGTTTCCTTGTATAAGGATATAGTTTGCTATTTTTTGAATTAGACGTCTCATGTATTTGCTCCTTTGTAAGGCTATAGCAGATACGCcttctttcattttcctttgGGTGGGTGACGGCGTAGGTCTTGAACAAGGTCGTCAATGTCTAAAGAAGGTACACTATCTGAATATAAAAGTTCTTCATGGGATATAGCATCAATTGACGCTTTTGGTTCTTTTCGTATTATATCTTCTATTTCTTAATCACTTGCCTGTTTTTCTCTTTATTGGTTTGGCTGGGTTCCTACAGTGGGGATTTCGTAGGTGTGAAGATATATGTTGGGTAAAGACAAACAAAAGTAATGCAACTCCAGGATTACGACATGACGCACATACTTTATTTCAACATTCAAAGGTCTGTTAAAATTAGTCTCAAGTAAATCCTCAGGTTCAGATCACCATTTGAGcttattatatatagttatgtTTACACCGAGTTAATATATCTAAACCGTTTTGTTTTGTTATGATAAAGGAACACTGCTTAATGGGCATAAAAGGAACTGTTCGTAGAAGCACTGATGGCCATATAATTCATGCCAATATTGACACGGATGTCATTATAGCTGAAGAACCTCCCTATGGTTGGTATTATGATTTATCAATTCTGCCTACAAAATAAAGATCATAATGTCTTCATACTGGAATTTGCTCTCTCTCTAGTTTCTACCTTGGTTATATTTTGTGTTAGTAATATATCTTTTCCATTCTTGCCATGAATCCATCTCTACTGAACTGCAAAAGTGGGATTAATTTCAATaagttttccattttcttattatttatgatCCAGTTCTATCAAAGATCCAATCTGGAAAAAATAATGTCTCAGACTAACCCATCCAATAATTTGTTAATTGTTGGAATTGGGATTTTGTTGGGTACATTGGGCTCTATAATCAATACAGAATCTCCAGCctccatcttttattttatttttttctgtccAACATTACTGGACTAGAGTAGGGATTGATGCTTGGTCTAACCTGTAGGGTCAGACATCACTAATTCAAGCTCTCTCTTCCAATATAATGGTACAACCTTGTGTTCTCTTAAGTGGCAGTCTGTGCGGTTCTCAGAAATTCACTTAAACAATAGTTGGGTGACCTCTTATAGTTTAGACCGGCACAGTATGCTCTTTCCTGTATTCTTGTCACCGGATTGTCTCCATCCCGAAGAATGTTATGCTTATACATAGTATTTTTACAGATGCCACTAATCAGCACATGGAAGGATTTCCCTAAAGATTGACATTTTAGACCTGCCAGCTGAGTCTTCATGGTTGGCACTCTAAATTTCACCCTTGATCCATCCAACCAATTCAGGGCAAGGACTGTGCTATTCCTCCTAATCTGAATAGAAAGAATCATACGCAATCAGCATGCCATGTATCTACATagtaataacaacaacaataatagtTGTAATAATCTCTGTACTGTTATTATTTATGTTCGTCCACTACCTCCATCCAATTTTCAAGAATATTGGGTGCAAATCACAATCCACACGCACATCCAGCACTTGATCCCAATAATTCTGAGGTCTTCTTGTATGTCATTACCATCATAATTTTGTGGAATAAATATAGGGATTTTTCCTCAACCTCTTTCTTGTCAATATTGAGATACATCTGATTCCTGAGTTTCCAACACCATCAATGTAAATTGTTCCTCATGCTTTGTGCTACTAAACTTGTCACATCTAAAGCAGAACCTTCTCTTCATGTTCTCTTATAACTCATCATGGGATAATCTTCTGAATCCCCCTTCTTCTCTGGCACTCCCCACATTGTCCGTGTCATTTTTTCTACTGTGGGCAGGTTAGAGTGTGGACCATATCGAAATACTGTCCTTGCTCATGTTGAAGTAGATATTAGGTCTTGTCTGAACATGGGTAGGAGTTGTCCGAGTTGATGATGAAGCCTGGTTGACAAATCAGTTCTGTTGCTCAAAATTGGTCTCCTTTTCCAATGACCCAGttcttttcttaaaagttgGCCAAAGTCCATAAAGGTTGATTTCATCCTAGGGGTGGCTTTTAAGTTCAGTCCATATCTCCCTTTTCAGCACATATATTTATGTTCCCTGTAACACTCATGCCACCAACACAAATTTCTTACATTAACTCACTATCCTCCTCTGCGAATACGGAGGAGAATATTTTCAGGTTGGAAACATTGAATAATAGCAGATTGGAATTGATTTCAGTGGCACGAGACCCCCATTATTGAAGCATGTTTAACACCCGCCCCTCTGTTGGCAACATTGCAGCTTACACCTGTTCTCTTCCTGCCATAGAATTCTGGTCGAAATACCTATCCAGCTGAATGCATCTTCGTCCAGTAATATGAGATCAATAGTACGAGATTGGATCTCCTTCCTAACTTTTCTGTTACCACTCTGTCATTGCTTCATCTTCTATGTCATCCATACGGTTCTTAGGGTTCTTCATGGCAATTCCTGGATCAAATGCCGAAACTCCTGGCATCTTCTCACTTTTTTCCCATCTCATCTTCTCTGCCTCATTGTATGAACCAGATTTCAATTGCATCAACCCTCGCTGGACCAAAACAAGAACACCTGAACTGGGGTAATTTTACCGCACTACTCTTCAATTAATTCTGGTTAGCAGAATTGCAGAAATGAAAGGTAACATTGTGTTCAAAAGACACTGAACTCTCTGGTCCAGTTTCACTCTTTTCCTGTCTATTTTTCACTCCATTACTCCTTTGTATAGTTCAAATTCCTCGTAATTCCCTTTAAGTGCtttataaaatcattcaattatttCCATACACAAATATCCAGTTACCCTTGATTTCTTGATTGCTGCACATGCAGTATGGCACACTAATCATTCAATTCGCCCTTTGCTGTTTCCTAACAGacctaattaataaaatttagtacaTATCACCTAAAGCTATTGTGCTTTTTGCTTCTTTCCTGGGaacttttatcattaatattgtCTTTTATGCTTGAGAGACTAGGGCCACCTCTTTAATAACATACCATTGGCAATAGATTTAGAAGTTATAATTGAACTGGAAAATCAAAAGTCATGTAAAAGCTGTTTAAGATGAAATGGTTGGTTTCTTGAAACCGCTTGCTTTCGTAATTGTTGTGCTTTtgttataaaagataaaacgggataatcttaaattttttctcatatttaaCAGGTTCAACACAAAAGCCTGAAGATATGTACAGGATTATTGAGCACTTTGCCCTTGGAAGGAGGAGACTAGAACTATTTGGTGAAGACCACAATATCCGGGCGGGCTGGCTGACTGTTGGTAAAGAGTTGTCTTCTTCAAACTTTAATAAAGAGGTAAGCAATTTAAAATGCTAGTATTTGTAGATGATGGCATTTTGGTTGATCCTTCCTgtctactttttttaatttatgttataataCAGTTCAcgtaatattttttctttaaaagttgaGTAAATCTGGGAGCATCTTTGTTCCAGGTAGGATATTGTGACCTAGTGTGCTCTGAGAACAGTTTTCACATTATTGTCTAAGTCTAGAAAATATGTGCAAGCAGTTAGTCCTCCgtttttaattgtgttattttgtGCGGTGGCTCTAACCCCATAAAATTATTGGTTCAATGCTTGAGAGGTGCATATGAGAAAGTGGTTCTAACTCCATTGAATTCATTTGTTCAATGCTCGAGAGGTGCATATCAGAAAGTTCATGCCATATAATTCTACTCATTCTGCTGTAGCAGAGAATTAGGTTTTTCATGCGCATTATCAGTGTGGGGAAAATTAAGTTAGCAGAGAATTAGGTTTTTCATGCACATTATCAGTTGAGGGAAAATTAAGTTTCTTaagtaaaaagttaaattcTTGGAAAGTTTTCTTCCACTTTATCATACCATATCTCCTTCATCGCAATAGTCGTACTATTGTAACACGTTGGGAATGTTCGGCagctaaattaaataaattaaccaGACTCTAGTAGCCAACATTTTGAgttttttcttaagaaattttaacCGAGTTAATTTTGTGGCTAGATGACAGCCATTAATCTTAAGCTCATACTTTCAACATTCTTCT
This genomic interval from Vigna radiata var. radiata cultivar VC1973A chromosome 8, Vradiata_ver6, whole genome shotgun sequence contains the following:
- the LOC106772046 gene encoding methyltransferase-like protein 1 isoform X1, whose protein sequence is MDSSDSGRGYSKRERDDEDWEFSDKRKDRSRKFGGNGEEGEASDGGARRKRSSRTDSDDYDSRSKQGAKKRQEESTLEKLSSWYEDGELDEKAARKRAGDGDFHESVVSKEDGGGGGREKVGHDARSSRRKWDEVDASSARRSQDEKGEFRSGKRDSSRDRERSGSARSEHGEGKASGADRVVKSSSKEERRGDSERGKSKGKSDSVDAGREERVEKPRHHRAPAGYDGAETWDRSLNVEEDGHVRVRDKSARESGNSNRSRTPERSGKRHQDSENSEVDFERSGSFKRKEHEGDGFKDDRSKGKDDTWNDRRKDRESSKESWKRRQPSNADKEKNEEGAFDDNRDWELPRHGYERMDNERPHGRFGGRKDVSRGEAVKTSTKFGISNDNYDVIEIQTKFYDYGKSESLSNHTKRNEAHQQYSAKSGVNDEDWAYHQDERGRKNDLSGDDLKERYTDDDYDFYGGRGRGQKGGVSARTTGGQSSSSGGSQPQYGNPESGSFNRAGPQGMKGNRVGRGGRIRPPGRDNQQVGMPLPMMGSPYGPLAMPPPGPMQPLSHGMSPAPGPPMSPGVFLSPFTPAVWPGARGVDMNIIGVPPVSPVPPGPSGPRFNAANLGNPPNPAMYYNQSGPGRGIPPNISTSGFNPPGSMGRGAPPDKAPGGWAPPKSSGTLGKAPSRGEQNDYSQNFVDTGMRPQNFIRELELTNVVEDYPKLRELIQKKDEIVAKSASAPMYYKCDLKEFELSHEFFGTKFDVILVDPPWEEYVHRAPGVADHMEYWTFEEIMNLKIEAIADTPSFIFLWVGDGVGLEQGRQCLKKWGFRRCEDICWVKTNKSNATPGLRHDAHTLFQHSKEHCLMGIKGTVRRSTDGHIIHANIDTDVIIAEEPPYGSTQKPEDMYRIIEHFALGRRRLELFGEDHNIRAGWLTVGKELSSSNFNKEAYVKSFSDKDGKVWQGGGGRNPPPEAPHLVVTTPDIEALRPKSPMKNQQQMQQQNSVSISLTTGGSNRRTAGNSPQNPPALGVNQDASNSNPSTPATWGSPLEGFKGREGSVLPADDKVMDMYGFHGPPSAGYLDFESYRQMNML
- the LOC106772046 gene encoding methyltransferase-like protein 1 isoform X2 translates to MDSSDSGRGYSKRERDDEDWEFSDKRKDRSRKFGGNGEEGEASDGGARRKRSSRTDSDDYDSRSKQGAKKRQEESTLEKLSSWYEDGELDEKAARKRAGDGDFHESVVSKEDGGGGGREKVGHDARSSRRKWDEVDASSARRSQDEKGEFRSGKRDSSRDRERSGSARSEHGEGKASGADRVVKSSSKEERRGDSERGKSKGKSDSVDAGREERVEKPRHHRAPAGYDGAETWDRSLNVEEDGHVRVRDKSARESGNSNRSRTPERSGKRHQDSENSEVDFERSGSFKRKEHEGDGFKDDRSKGKDDTWNDRRKDRESSKESWKRRQPSNADKEKNEEGAFDDNRDWELPRHGYERMDNERPHGRFGGRKDVSRGEAVKTSTKFGISNDNYDVIEIQTKFYDYGKSESLSNHTKRNEAHQQYSAKSGVNDEDWAYHQDERGRKNDLSGDDLKERYTDDDYDFYGGRGRGQKGGVSARTTGGQSSSSGGSQPQYGNPESGSFNRAGPQGMKGNRVGRGGRIRPPGRDNQQVGMPLPMMGSPYGPLAMPPPGPMQPLSHGMSPAPGPPMSPGVFLSPFTPAVWPGARGVDMNIIGVPPVSPVPPGPSGPRFNAANLGNPPNPAMYYNQSGPGRGIPPNISTSGFNPPGSMGRGAPPDKAPGGWAPPKSSGTLGKAPSRGEQNDYSQNFVDTGMRPQNFIRELELTNVVEDYPKLRELIQKKDEIVAKSASAPMYYKCDLKEFELSHEFFGTKFDVILVDPPWEEYVHRAPGVADHMEYWTFEEIMNLKIEAIADTPSFIFLWVGDGVGLEQGRQCLKKWGFRRCEDICWVKTNKSNATPGLRHDAHTLFQHSKEHCLMGIKGTVRRSTDGHIIHANIDTDVIIAEEPPYGWKH